A genomic window from Brevibacillus agri includes:
- the hfq gene encoding RNA chaperone Hfq, which yields MKQTINIQDTFLNHLRKENIAVTIYLVNGFQLRGYIKAFDNFTIVIDSEGKQQLVYKHAISTFTPQRPVSLMSSENNQQ from the coding sequence ATGAAACAGACGATCAACATTCAAGATACGTTCTTGAATCATTTGCGGAAAGAAAACATCGCGGTTACCATTTACCTTGTGAACGGATTTCAATTGCGCGGGTATATTAAAGCGTTCGATAATTTCACGATTGTGATTGATAGCGAAGGCAAGCAACAATTAGTATACAAGCATGCGATCTCCACTTTCACTCCGCAACGCCCTGTATCGCTCATGTCTTCGGAAAACAACCAGCAATAA
- a CDS encoding DUF6530 family protein, translated as MKLPTTSQHKPVVVSENYDRVDGRSARNTDVKALSLGLAAKNDTGKAAIAAKAWKSTGEAWSTESEELPLHRILDLSLLVCRTLNHFREAYRYEHFYDPQKPVIDRIALQGDALNVAICTDNDTLHDDIKQFSRVLSEDDELIGERLRALARLLKDMGY; from the coding sequence ATGAAACTACCAACTACTTCACAACACAAGCCTGTCGTCGTGTCAGAAAACTACGATCGGGTTGACGGCCGTTCTGCCAGAAATACGGATGTCAAAGCGCTTTCGCTTGGCTTGGCTGCGAAAAACGACACCGGCAAAGCCGCCATCGCTGCCAAAGCATGGAAATCCACAGGCGAAGCCTGGTCGACGGAATCGGAGGAACTCCCGCTCCATCGCATTCTCGATCTGTCGCTGCTCGTTTGCCGCACGTTGAACCATTTTCGCGAGGCATACAGATACGAGCATTTTTACGACCCGCAAAAGCCCGTTATCGACAGGATTGCTCTGCAAGGCGATGCGTTGAACGTGGCGATCTGCACGGACAATGACACGCTTCATGACGATATCAAGCAATTCAGCCGCGTGTTGAGCGAAGACGATGAACTGATAGGCGAACGTCTGCGCGCATTAGCGAGACTATTAAAAGATATGGGGTATTGA
- a CDS encoding MarR family winged helix-turn-helix transcriptional regulator → MEFDYSTALTHAMGHVMKLHKKNVEYLIQNYDVYPGQPILLMRLAKTDGLMQKELARRIQVKPATLTVMINRMEKCGLVERRADERDQRISRVFLTDKGRLATKAVKEALRILELKCFECFTDEEKIVLQGMLERMHNNLQTFYLENTEPSAEPNE, encoded by the coding sequence GTGGAATTTGATTATTCTACTGCTTTGACACATGCGATGGGCCATGTTATGAAGCTTCATAAGAAAAACGTTGAATATCTCATTCAAAACTACGACGTCTACCCAGGGCAGCCGATTCTCCTGATGCGTCTCGCCAAAACAGACGGCTTGATGCAAAAGGAGCTGGCCCGACGTATCCAGGTAAAACCCGCAACGCTTACGGTCATGATTAATCGCATGGAAAAATGCGGGCTGGTTGAACGGCGCGCCGACGAGCGCGACCAGCGCATCTCCCGGGTTTTCCTCACCGACAAAGGGCGGCTGGCGACAAAAGCCGTCAAGGAAGCGCTGCGCATTCTCGAACTGAAATGCTTCGAGTGCTTTACAGACGAAGAAAAAATCGTCTTGCAAGGCATGTTGGAAAGAATGCACAACAACCTGCAAACCTTTTACCTGGAAAATACGGAGCCATCTGCTGAACCAAACGAGTAG
- a CDS encoding VOC family protein, translating into MTLRLIPYLVLNGTASEAIAFYEQALGAEVLYKQTFGEMPENPEYPLPAEAKNLVGHATLKIGESHLMLSDTFPGQPHQVGDQVTICISIGDKADAERIFATLQEDGQVHMPLQETFFSPAYGSVRDKFGITFQIFTEDKQ; encoded by the coding sequence ATGACTTTGCGTTTGATCCCTTATCTCGTCCTGAACGGAACAGCAAGTGAAGCAATCGCCTTTTACGAACAAGCACTGGGTGCCGAAGTGCTGTACAAGCAGACCTTTGGCGAAATGCCGGAAAACCCTGAGTACCCTTTGCCTGCGGAAGCGAAAAATCTCGTGGGACATGCCACCCTCAAAATTGGCGAGAGCCATCTGATGCTTTCCGATACGTTCCCAGGACAGCCTCACCAAGTAGGCGATCAGGTGACCATTTGCATTTCCATAGGGGACAAAGCTGATGCGGAGCGCATCTTCGCCACACTCCAAGAGGACGGGCAAGTACATATGCCTCTGCAAGAGACATTTTTCAGCCCTGCCTATGGCAGTGTGCGCGACAAGTTCGGTATCACCTTCCAGATTTTTACTGAAGACAAGCAATAA
- the mutL gene encoding DNA mismatch repair endonuclease MutL, with amino-acid sequence MGNIRVLDEQLANMIAAGEVVERPASVVKELVENAIDASATSIEIHVEEGGLELIRIVDNGHGMDRDDCLLALERHATSKISTPRDLFRIRTLGFRGEALPSIAAVSRMELTSNRSSREIGTRLLVEGGEVREVADAAAVQGTEICVRSLFFNTPARLKYMKSIATEVGHISDYVNRLALTHPGISFTLTHNGKTLLQTTGDGKLLHVMAAIYGVQVAKLLLPISGETLDFHWDGFLSKTEVTRANRSYLSTLVNGRYVRSYSLNNAIMRGYHTLLPIGRFPIVALQIEMDPTLVDVNVHPAKLEARFSKEDELCSAIEQSVKTTLRQGLGIVRPMATQPKAKISTQVVQPQFDLTFTKPAIEKSSLLEASPRLQEWMAKQESNKAQAGQPAGMANAASPANPLSPAGLSFQETEKKTVHEAASPYPRPEQALQTGVGGGEAAGHTGTQAAAATGSASAGVGEGNEHGQYREQDYAQALDQAQAQAGTGTNAQTLAAAETHAQPEAVQQQPQLQSQRFQPLNRAEETEPVAQPINAQAGTAEPPTGAAWAQADVTRLDEPSEQQGQAATPAAPANEETTTSAVPVMYPVGQVHGTYIVAQNDTGMYLVDQHAAQERIFYEYFMAKLAEEGVASQMMLFPHTVEVTAAEAARLEKRLPLLQSFGLEVEAFGGRTFIVRAHPHWFPEGAELEVIEELIQFVLEAGEHGQASVVQMREKAAIMMSCKASIKANRYLTHAEMESLLNQLRETSSPFTCPHGRPIVIHFSGYDLEKMFKRVM; translated from the coding sequence ATGGGAAACATTCGAGTGCTCGATGAGCAGCTCGCCAATATGATTGCGGCAGGCGAAGTGGTGGAGCGTCCGGCTTCTGTTGTGAAGGAGCTGGTGGAAAACGCGATTGACGCTAGCGCCACCTCGATTGAGATTCATGTGGAGGAAGGCGGCCTGGAGCTGATCCGCATCGTCGACAACGGACACGGGATGGATCGGGACGATTGCCTGCTCGCTTTGGAACGGCATGCGACGAGCAAAATCAGCACCCCGCGGGACTTGTTCCGGATTCGCACGCTCGGCTTTCGCGGCGAGGCGCTGCCGAGTATCGCGGCTGTCTCGCGGATGGAGCTGACCAGCAACCGTTCGAGCCGCGAGATCGGCACCCGGCTGCTGGTGGAAGGCGGCGAGGTCAGAGAGGTGGCGGATGCGGCGGCGGTGCAGGGGACGGAGATTTGCGTCCGCAGCCTGTTTTTCAATACACCTGCCCGGTTGAAGTACATGAAGTCGATCGCCACAGAGGTCGGCCACATTTCCGACTACGTCAACCGACTGGCGCTGACGCATCCCGGCATTTCTTTTACGTTGACCCACAACGGCAAGACGCTTTTGCAAACGACGGGCGACGGCAAGCTGCTGCACGTCATGGCGGCCATCTACGGCGTGCAGGTAGCCAAACTGCTCCTGCCGATTTCGGGAGAGACGCTCGATTTTCACTGGGACGGCTTTTTGTCCAAGACAGAGGTGACGCGGGCGAACCGTTCCTATTTATCGACGCTGGTGAACGGCCGCTACGTTCGCAGCTACTCGCTCAACAACGCGATCATGCGCGGCTACCACACGCTGCTGCCGATTGGACGCTTTCCGATCGTCGCGCTGCAAATTGAAATGGACCCGACGCTGGTGGACGTCAACGTGCATCCCGCCAAGCTGGAGGCGCGCTTCAGCAAGGAAGACGAACTGTGCAGCGCGATCGAGCAGTCGGTGAAAACGACGTTGCGCCAAGGCTTGGGGATCGTACGGCCGATGGCGACCCAGCCAAAAGCGAAAATCTCCACGCAAGTCGTGCAGCCGCAGTTTGACCTGACATTTACGAAGCCAGCCATTGAGAAAAGCTCGCTGTTGGAGGCTAGTCCGAGGTTGCAGGAATGGATGGCGAAGCAGGAGAGCAACAAGGCGCAGGCGGGGCAGCCAGCGGGCATGGCAAACGCGGCAAGTCCTGCAAACCCTCTCTCTCCTGCCGGCCTGTCTTTCCAGGAGACGGAAAAGAAAACGGTACACGAGGCCGCTTCGCCCTATCCGCGTCCAGAGCAAGCTTTGCAAACTGGTGTTGGGGGCGGGGAGGCAGCAGGGCATACGGGGACACAAGCTGCGGCAGCGACGGGGAGCGCGTCTGCGGGTGTCGGCGAAGGGAACGAACATGGTCAATATCGCGAGCAAGACTATGCCCAAGCCCTAGACCAAGCCCAGGCTCAAGCTGGGACTGGGACGAATGCCCAGACTCTAGCTGCAGCCGAAACCCACGCACAGCCCGAAGCGGTTCAGCAACAGCCGCAGCTCCAGTCTCAGCGCTTCCAGCCGCTCAACCGAGCCGAGGAAACGGAGCCAGTCGCGCAGCCGATAAACGCACAGGCAGGGACAGCGGAACCGCCGACGGGCGCAGCATGGGCCCAAGCTGACGTCACCCGGCTTGACGAGCCAAGCGAACAGCAAGGCCAGGCGGCAACTCCAGCAGCACCAGCCAACGAAGAAACTACTACGTCGGCTGTTCCCGTCATGTACCCGGTCGGACAGGTGCACGGAACGTACATTGTGGCGCAAAACGATACGGGGATGTATTTGGTCGATCAGCACGCGGCGCAGGAGCGGATTTTTTATGAATACTTCATGGCCAAGCTGGCCGAGGAAGGCGTCGCGAGCCAAATGATGCTGTTCCCGCATACCGTCGAGGTGACGGCAGCAGAGGCAGCGCGGCTGGAAAAACGGTTGCCGCTGTTGCAGTCGTTTGGCCTGGAGGTCGAAGCTTTCGGCGGGCGAACGTTTATCGTGCGCGCGCACCCGCACTGGTTCCCGGAAGGAGCCGAGCTGGAAGTCATCGAGGAGCTGATCCAGTTTGTGCTGGAAGCAGGCGAGCACGGACAGGCTAGTGTCGTCCAGATGCGGGAAAAAGCCGCGATCATGATGTCGTGCAAAGCTTCGATCAAAGCCAACCGCTATTTGACGCACGCAGAGATGGAAAGCCTGCTGAACCAACTGCGCGAGACGAGCAGTCCTTTTACATGCCCGCACGGCAGACCGATCGTCATTCACTTCAGCGGCTACGATCTGGAGAAAATGTTCAAGCGCGTCATGTAG
- a CDS encoding class I SAM-dependent methyltransferase, whose product MIVTTGLEPAEDTLRHALALADAFGVPVVRRGDFSLSQLRKRHGDDEVLVVSAQGARLEVPGKKPFFFHPNTAAFRIKRLMRGDTDTMLVACQIQPGDEVLDATLGLGADAIVFSHATGAEGKVVGIESERVLAIMVEDGLKHWASDSEQLERAMRRIEVRCENHLEVLQGLPSRSFDVVYFDPMFEMTVHSSQGIAGVREFANPQPLTEQAISEALRVARRRVVMKEGKTGKIYERFGFVPFRSRGQQVVYSYKETGGGE is encoded by the coding sequence GTGATCGTAACGACGGGACTTGAGCCTGCTGAGGACACCTTGCGCCATGCGCTGGCATTGGCCGATGCGTTTGGCGTACCTGTAGTGAGACGCGGTGACTTTTCCCTCAGCCAGCTACGAAAACGGCATGGCGACGACGAAGTATTGGTCGTCTCTGCGCAAGGAGCGCGCCTGGAGGTGCCGGGGAAAAAGCCGTTCTTTTTTCACCCGAACACTGCGGCTTTTCGTATAAAGCGGCTGATGCGCGGCGATACTGATACTATGCTTGTTGCTTGCCAAATTCAACCAGGGGATGAAGTGTTGGATGCCACGCTCGGACTAGGGGCGGATGCGATTGTGTTTTCCCATGCGACAGGAGCAGAGGGGAAAGTGGTCGGCATCGAATCTGAACGAGTGCTTGCTATCATGGTCGAAGATGGACTCAAGCACTGGGCGTCTGACTCGGAACAACTGGAGAGAGCCATGCGTCGTATTGAAGTGCGGTGCGAAAACCATCTGGAAGTCTTGCAGGGATTGCCGAGCCGCTCTTTCGACGTCGTTTACTTCGATCCCATGTTTGAAATGACGGTTCACAGCTCGCAAGGAATCGCAGGAGTGCGCGAGTTTGCCAACCCGCAACCACTGACGGAGCAGGCCATTTCAGAAGCGCTCCGCGTAGCGAGAAGACGCGTGGTTATGAAGGAAGGAAAAACAGGCAAAATCTACGAGCGTTTTGGCTTCGTTCCATTTCGCTCCCGCGGCCAACAGGTCGTGTACAGCTACAAAGAGACAGGTGGAGGGGAGTGA
- the infC gene encoding translation initiation factor IF-3: protein MILNEKIKAAEVSLTGVNGEDLGIVDTKVALQMAKEQGVDLVCLSLAASPPPCQLVGRTNYKEQLNREKAKQRKEEKGRKVKELRLSAYIEEHDYDTKKRQAEKILAAGDAVQLTVRLEKKESQEAKKLIEQLVKELAHCGVQEKGIQVSGKQVVAVLLPKEQ from the coding sequence ATGATTTTGAATGAAAAAATAAAAGCGGCGGAAGTCAGCCTGACTGGCGTGAACGGAGAGGACCTCGGGATCGTCGACACGAAAGTCGCGCTGCAAATGGCGAAGGAGCAGGGCGTCGACCTCGTTTGCCTTTCGCTCGCCGCAAGCCCGCCGCCGTGCCAGTTGGTTGGCCGCACGAACTATAAAGAGCAGCTCAACCGCGAAAAGGCCAAGCAGCGCAAAGAGGAAAAAGGCAGAAAAGTAAAGGAGCTTCGCTTGAGCGCCTATATCGAAGAGCACGACTACGATACGAAAAAGCGGCAAGCGGAAAAAATTCTCGCGGCAGGGGACGCGGTGCAATTGACCGTGCGCCTGGAGAAAAAAGAAAGCCAGGAAGCGAAAAAATTGATCGAGCAACTCGTAAAAGAGCTTGCGCATTGCGGCGTGCAGGAAAAAGGCATTCAAGTAAGCGGCAAGCAAGTGGTCGCTGTCCTGCTTCCGAAGGAGCAATAG
- a CDS encoding multidrug effflux MFS transporter produces the protein MNHVAKELDSSSLAGSKSRRLWIATILGSLSAFGPLSLDMYLPALPLLADDLHTSTSLAQLSLTACLIGLSVGQLFAGPISDVRGRRMPLLIGLILYALSSFLCAVAPSIYTFVFLRFVQGLAGSAGIVIARATVRDLYSGTELTKFFALLMLINGIAPIAAPIVGGQLLEFTTWHGVFVALGLIGAIMLLVVVLGLPETLPVHRRSKAGIGNTLKTFGGLLKDRVFMGYALSQGLVTAAMFAYIAGSPFVFQKIFGVSPQGFSMIFAMNGLGIIIASQITGRLAGKVKETKLFVTGISLAAVGGVALLAMILLQAGLVAVLVPLFFVVSSVGIVGATGFSLAMQNQSKAAGSASALQGLLSFISGGIVAPLVGIGGEGTAVPMGIVIALATLGAILCYLLMIRRKTAA, from the coding sequence TTGAACCATGTAGCCAAAGAACTGGATTCCTCGTCGCTTGCCGGCAGCAAGTCGCGCCGTTTGTGGATCGCGACCATTTTAGGCTCCCTCTCGGCATTCGGCCCGCTGTCGCTGGACATGTACTTGCCGGCTTTGCCGCTGCTCGCAGATGACCTGCATACGAGCACCTCACTGGCCCAGCTCAGCCTCACCGCTTGCCTGATCGGGCTTTCGGTCGGCCAGCTTTTTGCCGGACCGATCAGCGACGTGCGCGGGCGGAGAATGCCGCTTTTGATCGGACTGATTTTGTATGCCTTGTCTTCTTTTTTATGTGCGGTTGCGCCTTCGATTTACACGTTTGTCTTTCTTCGTTTTGTTCAGGGGCTGGCCGGCTCGGCGGGGATTGTCATCGCCCGCGCGACTGTTCGCGACCTGTATTCCGGGACCGAGCTGACCAAATTTTTTGCCCTGCTAATGCTCATCAACGGGATCGCGCCGATTGCCGCGCCGATTGTCGGCGGTCAACTGCTGGAATTTACTACCTGGCACGGCGTCTTTGTCGCGCTCGGGCTGATCGGTGCCATCATGCTGCTTGTCGTCGTGCTTGGCCTGCCTGAGACGTTGCCCGTCCATCGCCGCTCCAAAGCCGGGATTGGCAACACGCTGAAAACGTTTGGCGGACTGCTGAAAGACCGGGTATTCATGGGCTACGCCTTGTCGCAAGGCTTGGTCACAGCCGCGATGTTCGCCTACATTGCAGGCTCGCCGTTTGTCTTCCAGAAAATTTTTGGCGTCTCTCCGCAAGGCTTCAGCATGATTTTCGCCATGAACGGGCTCGGAATTATTATTGCCAGTCAAATTACCGGAAGGCTCGCAGGAAAAGTCAAGGAAACGAAACTGTTCGTCACCGGCATCTCGCTGGCCGCAGTCGGCGGTGTCGCCCTGCTCGCTATGATCTTGCTCCAGGCCGGGCTGGTCGCTGTCCTCGTTCCGCTGTTCTTCGTCGTATCGAGCGTCGGGATCGTCGGTGCGACAGGCTTTTCGCTGGCGATGCAAAACCAGAGCAAGGCCGCAGGCAGCGCTTCTGCCCTGCAAGGTCTGCTCTCCTTCATCAGCGGCGGAATCGTCGCGCCGTTGGTCGGGATTGGCGGAGAAGGCACAGCCGTTCCGATGGGGATCGTCATCGCGCTCGCTACACTCGGCGCCATCCTCTGCTACCTCCTGATGATTCGCAGGAAGACGGCGGCATAA
- a CDS encoding DUF4184 family protein, with translation MPFTFSHPAIVLPLRRLGWVSFPALVFGSMAPDFEYFLRMQPYSVYSHTLLGLFCVDLPLVIVLYVLYRYIVEKGLLAVLPLWAAKGLASGRPQTRSRRRTWVSLVVFAYSALLGSYSHIAWDAFTHDGGSMVERFAFLQQRIPLLFLDVPVYKLLQHGSTLLGGLAIAFVLWRTGRKNDHVEIKQATLYGKGLFWLGVAVIGLGVVVWHAFFVKGVSPLIHPLQQVVPFLSGSLLGICLLAPLANRPGLKK, from the coding sequence ATGCCGTTTACCTTTTCGCACCCGGCGATCGTCCTGCCGCTGCGCAGACTGGGCTGGGTATCCTTTCCGGCTCTCGTCTTTGGCAGCATGGCGCCGGATTTTGAATATTTTTTGCGCATGCAGCCGTACAGCGTCTACAGCCACACGCTGCTTGGCCTGTTTTGCGTTGATCTTCCGCTCGTGATCGTCCTGTATGTTTTGTACCGCTACATCGTCGAAAAAGGACTGCTCGCCGTCTTGCCGCTGTGGGCGGCAAAAGGCTTGGCGAGCGGGCGGCCGCAGACACGAAGCCGCAGGCGGACGTGGGTATCGCTGGTAGTGTTCGCTTACTCCGCGCTGCTCGGAAGCTACAGCCATATCGCCTGGGATGCTTTTACCCACGACGGAGGCAGCATGGTCGAACGGTTCGCTTTTTTGCAACAGCGCATCCCGCTCCTTTTTCTCGACGTGCCTGTCTACAAGCTGCTACAGCACGGCAGCACGCTGCTGGGCGGGCTTGCCATCGCGTTTGTGCTCTGGCGCACCGGACGCAAGAACGATCACGTCGAGATCAAACAGGCCACGCTGTACGGAAAAGGGCTGTTCTGGCTAGGAGTGGCTGTAATCGGACTGGGCGTCGTCGTTTGGCATGCCTTTTTCGTGAAAGGGGTGTCTCCCCTGATTCATCCGTTGCAGCAGGTCGTTCCTTTTCTGTCCGGAAGCCTGCTCGGGATTTGTCTGCTTGCTCCGCTGGCGAATCGGCCAGGTTTGAAAAAATAG
- a CDS encoding vWA domain-containing protein encodes MPIVQQLARKTLPYLEHELASDFSRNRYYGSKFQADSVAYRDYKYFAKKRPPAESPSLVVGLRVDESASMSAFGRLEAAKRAVIAVYEFCQLCQIPVLIFGDTADVSRLEQMSIFAYVDLDKPDASDRFRLMQIRARSNNRDGMALRIMAERLAACRQQTKLLISISDGQPKAMDDYTGSYAVADMKQTIQEYERKGIAFLAAAIGQDKEVISGIYGKERFLDMTNLHEFPAKLVRMIARYL; translated from the coding sequence ATGCCGATCGTGCAACAGCTTGCCAGAAAAACATTGCCCTACCTGGAGCATGAGCTGGCTTCCGACTTTTCGCGGAATCGTTACTATGGCAGCAAGTTTCAGGCAGACAGCGTCGCTTACAGGGATTACAAATATTTTGCCAAAAAGCGCCCGCCCGCTGAATCCCCTTCGCTGGTAGTGGGCCTACGGGTAGACGAATCCGCCTCCATGTCTGCCTTCGGGCGATTGGAAGCAGCCAAGCGGGCCGTCATCGCGGTGTATGAATTTTGCCAGCTCTGCCAGATTCCTGTTTTGATCTTTGGCGATACCGCGGATGTTTCCCGCTTGGAGCAAATGTCCATCTTCGCCTATGTAGACCTGGACAAACCGGACGCGAGCGACCGTTTCCGACTGATGCAAATTCGCGCCAGAAGCAATAATCGCGATGGAATGGCTCTGCGAATTATGGCGGAACGGCTGGCCGCTTGCCGACAGCAGACCAAGCTGCTCATCAGCATCAGCGACGGGCAGCCGAAAGCGATGGACGACTATACCGGAAGCTATGCCGTTGCCGACATGAAGCAAACGATCCAGGAATACGAACGGAAAGGAATTGCCTTTCTTGCCGCCGCAATCGGCCAGGACAAGGAGGTGATTAGCGGCATCTACGGCAAGGAACGTTTTTTGGATATGACCAACCTTCACGAGTTCCCTGCCAAGCTTGTGCGGATGATCGCCCGCTATCTGTAG
- a CDS encoding AAA family ATPase — MRHSESSLSIDPSSASTSSNSNRIQVVFKRNDLSIKKPETLPEYVNASAPSELASLFDELENLIGLQEAKKTMYEIYALIKINKEREKHHLKIEKQVFHMVFKGNPGTGKTTVARLFGKMFREMGILSKGHLIEVERADLVGEFIGHTAQKTRELVKKALGGILFIDEAYSLARGGEKDFGKEAVDCLTKALEDSNKDFICIIAGYNDEMEQFLELNPGLPSRFPVHINFSDYSVEELLDIATLMTREKDFELTREAKEKIRRLLTGIVNDPFQQNFSNARFVRNCIEKAIRVQAVRLMKANELTREELQRLRAEDFQV; from the coding sequence ATGAGACATTCGGAAAGCAGTCTCTCCATTGATCCCAGCTCTGCTTCCACCTCTTCCAACTCAAACAGGATTCAAGTCGTTTTCAAACGCAACGATTTATCCATCAAGAAGCCCGAAACGCTGCCCGAATACGTAAATGCATCCGCACCCAGCGAATTGGCCTCCTTGTTTGATGAGCTTGAAAATTTGATCGGTCTGCAAGAAGCGAAGAAGACCATGTATGAGATTTACGCGCTGATAAAAATCAACAAGGAACGGGAAAAGCATCACCTGAAAATTGAAAAGCAAGTGTTTCATATGGTGTTCAAAGGCAACCCGGGCACGGGCAAGACGACGGTTGCCCGTTTGTTCGGCAAAATGTTCCGCGAAATGGGCATCTTGAGCAAAGGCCATCTGATCGAAGTGGAGCGGGCCGATCTGGTCGGTGAATTTATCGGCCATACGGCGCAAAAAACGCGGGAACTGGTCAAAAAGGCACTCGGCGGCATTTTGTTTATCGACGAGGCGTATTCGTTGGCCAGAGGGGGCGAAAAAGACTTCGGCAAGGAGGCGGTTGACTGCCTGACGAAAGCGCTGGAAGACTCGAACAAAGATTTCATTTGTATTATTGCCGGGTACAACGACGAAATGGAGCAGTTTCTGGAGCTGAACCCCGGCTTGCCTTCCCGTTTTCCGGTTCACATCAACTTTTCCGATTATAGTGTGGAAGAACTTTTGGACATCGCCACTCTGATGACCCGCGAAAAGGATTTTGAGCTGACGAGAGAAGCGAAAGAAAAAATCCGCCGTCTGCTGACCGGAATCGTGAATGACCCGTTCCAGCAAAATTTCAGCAACGCCCGGTTCGTGCGCAATTGCATCGAGAAAGCGATCCGGGTGCAGGCGGTCCGGCTGATGAAAGCAAACGAGCTGACGCGGGAAGAGCTGCAGCGGCTAAGAGCCGAGGACTTTCAAGTGTGA
- the miaA gene encoding tRNA (adenosine(37)-N6)-dimethylallyltransferase MiaA, with protein sequence MTLQQREKLVVIIGPTAVGKTQLSLDLAQQFNGEIISGDSMQVYRGMDIGTAKAEPAELALVPHHLIDIKNPDEEYSVALFQESATRLITEINQRERLPFIVGGTGLYIESVTHRFQFSQAAQDPELRERLQRLADAEGVEALHARLADVDPITAQRLHPNDVKRVIRALEIYESTGYKMSDFQLRAQHSPYDLVMIGLTMERAVLYERINRRVELMIEAGLVEEVRGLLDKGYDASMVSMQGLGYKELIPYLYGEITLEKAINDIQQRTRHFAKRQLSWFRRIPEVQWFDMTDPAGQAKSVETIKQILAGKFQQLPNI encoded by the coding sequence GTGACCTTGCAGCAGAGAGAAAAGCTAGTCGTCATCATCGGCCCGACAGCAGTCGGCAAGACCCAACTGAGTCTGGATTTGGCCCAGCAGTTCAACGGCGAGATCATTTCCGGGGATTCCATGCAAGTCTACCGCGGCATGGACATCGGGACGGCCAAGGCAGAGCCTGCCGAGCTGGCGCTGGTGCCGCATCATCTCATTGATATCAAAAATCCGGACGAAGAATATTCTGTCGCCTTGTTCCAGGAAAGCGCCACCCGGCTGATTACGGAGATCAACCAACGGGAACGCCTTCCTTTTATCGTAGGCGGTACGGGTCTCTACATAGAATCGGTTACCCATCGGTTTCAATTTTCGCAAGCCGCCCAAGATCCGGAGCTGCGCGAACGGCTGCAGCGTCTGGCAGATGCGGAAGGCGTGGAAGCGCTGCACGCAAGGCTCGCTGACGTTGACCCGATTACAGCACAGCGCTTGCACCCGAACGATGTAAAACGGGTAATTCGCGCCTTGGAAATATACGAAAGCACGGGCTACAAAATGTCGGACTTTCAACTGCGGGCGCAGCACTCTCCGTACGATCTCGTCATGATCGGACTCACGATGGAGCGTGCCGTGCTGTACGAACGGATCAATCGCCGCGTCGAACTGATGATCGAAGCGGGGCTGGTCGAGGAAGTGCGCGGGCTTTTGGACAAAGGCTACGACGCTTCCATGGTGTCGATGCAAGGGCTGGGGTACAAGGAGTTGATCCCTTACCTGTACGGCGAAATTACGCTGGAAAAGGCGATCAACGACATCCAGCAGCGGACGCGGCATTTTGCCAAACGGCAGTTGTCCTGGTTCCGCCGCATCCCGGAAGTGCAGTGGTTTGACATGACCGATCCGGCTGGTCAAGCGAAGTCCGTGGAAACTATCAAGCAGATATTGGCAGGAAAGTTTCAACAATTGCCGAATATATAA
- a CDS encoding GIY-YIG nuclease family protein — protein sequence MKRKDELKQTFKEAKTEAGVYQIKNTRNHKVWICSTRNLKTMNGKLFTLKLGSHMNKQLQSEWDEYGEEAFVCEVLEVLKKKEEGYFDEKEELEKMEQKWLDKLQPYGERGYHQKKKQ from the coding sequence ATGAAGCGAAAAGATGAACTGAAACAGACGTTTAAAGAAGCGAAGACAGAGGCAGGGGTGTATCAAATTAAAAACACCCGAAATCACAAAGTGTGGATTTGCAGCACCCGCAATCTGAAAACGATGAACGGAAAGCTGTTCACGCTTAAACTCGGTTCCCATATGAACAAACAGCTTCAAAGCGAGTGGGACGAGTACGGAGAAGAGGCGTTCGTCTGCGAAGTGCTGGAGGTTTTGAAGAAGAAGGAAGAGGGATACTTTGACGAAAAGGAGGAGCTAGAGAAAATGGAGCAAAAATGGCTCGACAAGCTTCAGCCGTACGGAGAACGCGGATATCACCAGAAGAAAAAGCAGTAG